In Solenopsis invicta isolate M01_SB chromosome 1, UNIL_Sinv_3.0, whole genome shotgun sequence, one genomic interval encodes:
- the LOC105198660 gene encoding UDP-xylose and UDP-N-acetylglucosamine transporter, translated as MRTAIAIFCVFLGCCTNVVFLELLVKDDPGSGNLITFSQFLFISLEGFLFTSKCGTVTPTIGIKDYLILVIMFFVTNVCNNYAFDFNIPMPLHMIFRAGSLIANMIMGIIILNKKYAFSKYLSVLMITIGIALCTIVSGKEIKSLQQKNVVQVPTTPWDDFFWWILGISLLTIALFISARMGIYQEVLYSRYGKNAREALYYTHLLPLPFFLTLAPKIYDHWNFALESEPLRLPLIGVHMPSLIIYLIGNVLTQYMCISSVFVLTTECSSLTVTLVITLRKFLSLLFSIIYFKNPFTIYHWIGTLLVFLGTVIFTEVIPKITQSLQQVSKTKKME; from the exons ATGCGGACGGCTATCGCGATCTTCTGCGTCTTCCTCGGCTGCTGCACCAACGTCGTATTTCTGGAACTGCTTGTCAA GGATGATCCTGGCAGTGGAAATCTCATCACATTTTCACAGTTTCTCTTTATATCCCTTGAGGGATTCTTGTTCACATCCAAATGTGGTACCGTTACACCAACCATAGGCATAaaggattatttaattttagtcaTAATGTTTTTTGTTACCAACGTATGCAACAATTAtgcatttgattttaatataccCATGCCGTTGCACATGATATTTAGAGCT GGATCTCTCATAGCCAACATGATTATgggtattattattttaaacaaaaaatacgcGTTTAGCAAGTACTTGTCAGTACTCATGATCACTATAGGAATAGCACTTTGCACAATCGTTAGTGGCAAAGAAATCAAGTCTTTGCAACAGAAAAATGTGGTACAAGTACCCACGACGCCTTGGGATGATTTCTTCTGGTGGATCTTAGGCATATCTCTACTCACAATTGCCTTATTTATTTCCGCAAGAATGGGTATTTATCAGGAGGTACTATATAGCCGGTATGGTAAAAATGCGCGGGAAGCTTTGTATTATACA cacTTGTTACCCTTACCATTCTTCCTAACACTAGCGCCTAAGATTTATGATCATTGGAACTTTGCGCTTGAATCCGAGCCACTAAGGTTACCTCTGATCGGTGTACATATGCCatcgttaattatatatttaattggaAACGTTCTGACACA ATACATGTGTATCAGCTCTGTATTCGTATTAACGACGGAGTGCAGCTCTCTTACGGTTACTTTGGTGATAACATTGCGAAAGTTTCTATCgttgttattttctataatctattttaaaaatccaTTTACTATATATCACTGGATAGGTACGCTGCTAGTCTTCTTAGGTACAGTTATTTTTACGGAAGTGATACCAAAGATTACGCAAAGTTTACAGCAAGTATCTAAGacaaaaaaaatggaataa